A single genomic interval of Stieleria maiorica harbors:
- a CDS encoding glutamine synthetase III family protein has product MSTAFATPTDTTSSKGAAAGSPSGGGSSTPRRTAVASVINRISSQQTIEFVDVPAQDYYSTNVFTKSVMKDRLPKTVFKSLVRTIDAGEKLDPEIADIVASAIKDWAMEKGATHYAHVFYPLTGATAEKHDSFLSPTSDGGTLSEFSGKQLCQGEPDGSSFPSGGIRVTSQARGYTIWDVTSPAYILENPNGTTLCIPTAFVSWTGEALDKKTPVLRSMQALNKQAQRILNIFGHEDGAFVASTAGPEQEYFLVDRNFYYARPDLLTAGRTLFGAKPPKGQEFDDHYFGAIPERVLAFMCEAERELFKLGIPVKTRHNEVAPGQFEVAPVFESANVAADHQQLMMLTLRKTAEKYGMACLLHEKPFAGVNGSGKHVNWSLGSSSQGNLLDPGDTPHENAQFLVFCAAVIRAVYKHQGLLRAVVASAGNDHRLGANEAPPAIISIFLGDQLADVFEQIKAGGASSSLPSGTLEVGVDVLPPLPKDAGDRNRTSPFAFTGNRFEFRAVGSNQSISGPLVAMNTIIAESIDYCATKIEESIASDPDGLNAAIQSLLSEVITECSPVIFNGDGYSEEWHKEAEKRGLLNLKTTADALPQLATPETIEMFANYGVLSERELESRLETYQEQYCMTVSVEASVALSLARTMIFPAAIRYQNELASTCANLKAVGYEFDTDTLDSMTALVKSLQDGIATLEHAINDVSATTPDEECRHCCDAILPSMLALRETVDKLEEVVADDIWPLPTYQEMLFIK; this is encoded by the coding sequence ATGAGCACCGCATTCGCAACTCCCACCGACACCACATCTTCCAAAGGCGCAGCAGCGGGCAGTCCGAGCGGCGGCGGCAGCTCGACGCCGCGGCGGACCGCCGTGGCATCGGTCATCAATCGGATTTCGAGCCAGCAAACGATCGAGTTCGTTGACGTTCCGGCCCAGGACTACTACAGCACGAACGTGTTCACCAAGTCGGTGATGAAGGATCGTTTGCCGAAAACGGTGTTCAAGTCACTGGTCCGAACGATCGACGCGGGCGAGAAACTGGATCCGGAGATCGCCGACATCGTGGCCTCGGCGATCAAGGATTGGGCGATGGAAAAAGGTGCGACACACTATGCCCACGTCTTTTATCCGCTGACCGGCGCGACGGCAGAGAAGCACGACAGCTTTCTATCGCCGACCTCCGACGGCGGCACGCTTTCGGAATTCAGCGGCAAGCAACTTTGTCAGGGCGAACCCGACGGATCGAGTTTTCCCAGCGGCGGGATTCGCGTCACGTCTCAGGCCCGCGGGTACACGATTTGGGATGTCACCAGCCCGGCCTACATTTTGGAGAACCCCAACGGGACGACGTTGTGCATTCCGACGGCGTTCGTTTCGTGGACCGGCGAAGCGCTCGACAAAAAGACGCCCGTGTTGCGTTCCATGCAAGCGCTCAATAAACAGGCACAGCGAATCCTGAACATCTTTGGTCATGAAGACGGCGCGTTTGTGGCGTCGACCGCGGGACCGGAACAAGAGTACTTCCTGGTCGACCGAAATTTCTACTATGCCCGTCCCGATTTGCTGACCGCCGGGCGGACGCTGTTCGGTGCCAAGCCGCCCAAGGGGCAGGAGTTTGACGATCACTATTTCGGTGCGATTCCCGAACGCGTGTTGGCGTTCATGTGCGAGGCCGAGCGTGAACTGTTCAAACTGGGGATTCCCGTCAAGACACGTCACAACGAGGTCGCGCCGGGGCAGTTTGAGGTTGCACCGGTGTTTGAATCGGCCAATGTCGCGGCCGACCACCAACAGTTGATGATGTTGACGTTGCGCAAGACGGCCGAGAAATATGGCATGGCGTGCTTGCTGCATGAAAAACCGTTTGCCGGAGTGAACGGTTCGGGAAAGCACGTCAATTGGTCGCTGGGCAGTTCTTCGCAGGGAAACCTGCTGGACCCGGGCGACACGCCTCATGAAAACGCCCAGTTCCTGGTGTTCTGCGCCGCCGTCATCCGCGCCGTCTACAAGCACCAGGGATTGCTGCGTGCCGTTGTCGCCAGCGCGGGGAACGACCATCGTCTCGGTGCCAATGAAGCCCCGCCGGCGATCATCTCGATCTTCCTGGGCGATCAGTTGGCCGACGTGTTTGAACAGATCAAAGCCGGTGGTGCCAGCAGTTCGCTGCCGTCGGGGACGTTGGAGGTAGGCGTGGATGTGTTGCCGCCGCTACCCAAGGACGCCGGGGACCGCAACCGCACCAGTCCGTTTGCCTTTACCGGAAACCGATTCGAGTTCCGTGCGGTCGGATCGAATCAATCGATTTCCGGTCCGCTGGTCGCGATGAACACGATCATCGCGGAATCGATCGACTACTGTGCGACGAAGATTGAAGAATCGATCGCGTCCGATCCCGATGGGCTGAACGCCGCCATCCAGTCGTTGCTCTCGGAAGTCATCACCGAGTGTTCTCCGGTCATCTTCAACGGCGATGGATACTCCGAGGAATGGCATAAGGAAGCCGAAAAACGCGGACTGTTGAATTTGAAAACGACCGCCGACGCGCTGCCGCAACTGGCGACGCCGGAAACCATCGAGATGTTTGCCAATTACGGCGTGCTGTCCGAACGCGAGCTCGAAAGCCGATTGGAAACGTATCAAGAACAGTACTGCATGACGGTCAGCGTCGAAGCCAGTGTGGCCCTCTCGCTTGCCCGGACCATGATCTTCCCCGCAGCGATCCGGTACCAGAACGAACTGGCATCGACCTGTGCCAACCTGAAGGCCGTCGGCTATGAATTCGACACCGACACGCTGGATTCGATGACCGCCCTGGTCAAATCGCTGCAAGACGGAATCGCAACGCTGGAGCATGCGATCAACGATGTGTCGGCGACCACGCCGGACGAAGAGTGCCGTCACTGCTGCGACGCGATTCTGCCGTCGATGTTGGCCCTTCGCGAAACCGTCGACAAGCTGGAGGAGGTGGTCGCCGATGATATCTGGCCGCTGCCGACGTACCAGGAAATGCTGTTCATTAAGTGA
- a CDS encoding TonB-dependent receptor, whose translation MPRSYPVRTSVETLSTRQKALDVNLDSRRYGTFAEIGAGQEVVRWFFRVGAAAGTIAKSMSAYDMKVSDAIYGRASRYVCRERLQAMLDYEHALNLDRLRETRGDTTAFFAFADTVSARNFHGTNQCHGWMGIKFQAHPRDEDSQIIIHVRMLDNEAALQQEALGIVGVNLVYGAAALNHEPELLVDSLLDGLSTSRIEIDMIEFSGIAFRHVDNRLMSLKLVELGLSGAAMFAADGDVLQPSEFFYRKSILVERGSFRPVCNVNLDMLRCAHEKFSALPSVEGKEIAQVMEITMNNLKSSGEIDLRDFLARADVIAACGMPVLISDYFQYYRLAAYLCGFTKEPVAITMGASSMKDLFDDQYYTKLQGGVLESFGRLFKNDLKIFCYPMEDRETGELETSENFKTKPELQQLYEYIRNRGDIINLDNFDPACLKIFSRDVLAQIKKGDPSWEDKVPTSVAAVIKAKAYFGLPT comes from the coding sequence CCGAGATCGGTGCCGGCCAGGAAGTCGTCCGTTGGTTCTTTCGCGTCGGGGCGGCCGCGGGGACGATCGCCAAGAGCATGTCGGCCTATGACATGAAGGTCAGCGATGCGATCTACGGCCGGGCGTCACGCTACGTTTGCCGCGAGCGGTTGCAAGCGATGTTGGACTATGAACACGCGCTCAACTTGGATCGACTGCGCGAGACCCGAGGCGACACGACGGCCTTTTTTGCATTCGCCGACACGGTTTCGGCCCGCAATTTCCACGGCACCAATCAATGCCACGGCTGGATGGGGATCAAGTTCCAGGCGCATCCGCGTGACGAAGACAGCCAGATCATCATCCACGTTCGAATGTTGGACAACGAAGCCGCGTTGCAGCAGGAGGCACTCGGGATCGTCGGCGTCAATCTGGTCTATGGTGCCGCCGCGCTCAACCACGAACCGGAGCTGTTGGTCGATTCCTTGCTGGACGGATTGTCGACGTCGCGGATCGAGATCGACATGATCGAGTTTTCCGGGATCGCCTTTCGACACGTCGACAATCGCTTGATGAGTCTGAAGCTGGTCGAATTGGGGCTCAGCGGCGCCGCGATGTTTGCCGCCGACGGCGACGTGCTGCAGCCGTCCGAATTCTTCTATCGCAAGTCGATCCTGGTCGAACGGGGCAGTTTTCGACCGGTGTGCAACGTCAACCTGGACATGTTGCGTTGTGCCCACGAAAAATTCTCGGCACTGCCGAGTGTGGAGGGCAAGGAAATTGCCCAGGTGATGGAAATCACGATGAATAACTTGAAGTCCTCCGGCGAAATCGACCTCCGCGATTTCCTGGCCCGGGCCGATGTCATCGCCGCCTGCGGCATGCCCGTGCTGATCTCTGATTACTTCCAGTACTACCGCCTGGCGGCCTACTTGTGCGGTTTCACCAAAGAGCCGGTCGCGATCACGATGGGCGCGTCCAGCATGAAGGATCTGTTCGATGACCAGTACTACACCAAACTGCAAGGCGGGGTGCTCGAATCGTTCGGCAGACTGTTCAAGAACGACTTGAAGATCTTTTGTTACCCGATGGAAGATCGCGAGACCGGCGAACTGGAGACGTCGGAGAACTTTAAAACCAAACCCGAACTGCAGCAGTTGTACGAGTACATTCGCAATCGGGGCGACATCATCAATCTGGACAACTTCGATCCCGCGTGCCTGAAGATTTTCTCACGCGACGTGTTGGCACAGATCAAAAAAGGCGACCCGTCCTGGGAAGACAAGGTGCCGACATCGGTCGCCGCAGTGATCAAGGCCAAGGCCTACTTCGGGCTGCCGACGTAG